A genome region from Mesorhizobium sp. B2-1-8 includes the following:
- the rph gene encoding ribonuclease PH, translated as MRPSKRQFDEMRAISFERGVSKHAEGSCLVKFGDTHVLCTASLEEKVPGWMRNSGKGWVTAEYGMLPRSTGERMRREASAGKQGGRTLEIQRLIGRSLRAVVDLQALGEQQITVDCDVIQADGGTRTASITGGWVALYDCLRWMEARQMASVSKVLKDHVAAISCGIHDGQPVIDLDYVEDSSAGTDANFVMTGKGGIVEIQGTAEGEPFSEDQFAALMGLAKKGISRLVSLQQMAVA; from the coding sequence ATGCGCCCCTCCAAACGCCAATTCGACGAAATGCGCGCCATATCCTTCGAGCGCGGCGTCTCCAAGCACGCAGAAGGCTCGTGCCTGGTGAAGTTCGGCGACACCCATGTCCTGTGCACCGCCAGCCTCGAGGAGAAGGTGCCGGGCTGGATGCGCAATTCCGGCAAGGGCTGGGTGACAGCCGAATACGGCATGCTGCCGCGTTCGACCGGCGAGCGCATGCGCCGCGAGGCCTCCGCCGGCAAGCAGGGCGGCCGCACACTGGAAATCCAGCGCCTGATCGGCCGTTCGCTGCGCGCCGTGGTCGATCTGCAGGCGCTGGGCGAACAGCAGATCACCGTCGACTGCGATGTCATCCAGGCTGATGGCGGCACCCGCACCGCTTCGATCACCGGCGGCTGGGTGGCGCTGTATGATTGCCTGCGCTGGATGGAAGCGCGGCAGATGGCCAGCGTTTCGAAAGTGCTGAAGGACCATGTCGCGGCGATTTCCTGCGGCATCCATGACGGCCAGCCGGTCATCGACCTCGACTATGTCGAGGATTCCTCGGCCGGCACCGACGCCAATTTCGTCATGACCGGCAAGGGCGGCATCGTCGAGATCCAGGGCACCGCCGAAGGCGAACCTTTCTCCGAGGACCAGTTCGCGGCGCTTATGGGCCTGGCCAAGAAGGGCATTTCCCGGCTGGTCAGC
- the hrcA gene encoding heat-inducible transcriptional repressor HrcA — protein MTKAVDPASQSPALQSLDMRSRDIFRRIVDSYLRDGEPVGSRSLSRILPSSLSPATIRNVMSDLEHLGLIYAPHISAGRLPTQAGLRFFVDAFMELGDLSDEERRTIEAQVRASGSGATLEHMLTEASQMLSGMSRGAGLVLAAKNEVALKHIEFIQLEPTKALAVLVSQNGDVENRVVDLPAGITVSQLHEASNFLNAHIRGRTLAEARTEIARIKEETRAALDTLSQDLVEKGLAVWAGAESGLPARLIVRGRANLLENVTAQADIELLRHLFEDMETQDGLIQLLDLAEEGSGVRIFIGSENKLFSLSGSSLVVAPYRDKDARVVGALGVIGPTRLNYARIVPMVDYTAQLISRMLR, from the coding sequence ATGACCAAGGCAGTAGATCCCGCGTCGCAGTCGCCCGCGCTTCAATCGCTCGACATGCGCTCGCGCGACATCTTCCGACGCATCGTCGATTCCTATCTGAGGGACGGCGAGCCGGTGGGCTCGCGCAGCCTGTCGCGCATCCTGCCGTCCTCGCTGTCGCCGGCCACCATCCGCAACGTGATGAGCGACCTCGAGCATCTCGGCCTGATCTACGCGCCGCATATTTCGGCCGGGCGTCTGCCGACGCAGGCCGGCCTGCGCTTCTTCGTCGATGCCTTTATGGAGCTCGGCGACCTTTCCGACGAGGAACGCCGCACCATCGAAGCGCAGGTGCGGGCCTCCGGCTCGGGTGCGACGCTGGAGCACATGCTGACCGAGGCCAGCCAGATGCTGTCGGGCATGTCGCGCGGCGCCGGCCTGGTGCTGGCGGCCAAGAACGAGGTGGCGCTGAAGCATATCGAGTTCATCCAGCTCGAGCCGACCAAGGCGCTTGCCGTGCTGGTGTCGCAGAACGGCGACGTCGAGAACCGCGTCGTCGACCTGCCGGCCGGCATCACCGTTTCGCAATTGCACGAGGCTTCGAATTTCCTCAACGCGCATATTCGCGGCCGCACGCTGGCCGAGGCTCGAACCGAGATCGCCCGCATCAAGGAAGAAACGAGGGCGGCGCTCGACACGCTGTCGCAGGACCTCGTCGAGAAGGGACTGGCTGTGTGGGCGGGCGCCGAAAGCGGGCTGCCGGCACGACTCATCGTACGCGGCCGCGCCAATCTGCTCGAAAACGTCACCGCCCAGGCCGACATCGAATTGCTGCGGCATTTGTTCGAGGACATGGAGACGCAGGACGGACTGATCCAATTGCTCGACCTCGCCGAGGAGGGATCGGGCGTGCGCATCTTCATCGGTTCGGAAAACAAGCTGTTCTCGCTGTCGGGCTCGTCGCTGGTGGTGGCGCCCTATCGCGACAAGGACGCCCGCGTCGTCGGCGCGCTCGGCGTCATCGGCCCGACCCGGCTCAACTATGCCCGCATCGTGCCTATGGTTGACTATACGGCGCAGCTGATATCGCGCATGCTTCGATAG
- a CDS encoding PQQ-dependent sugar dehydrogenase, with translation MRLAGLAMSALFLTTAALAQQADQPVLKGPAAFGDWRADKPGVRRLIKPEDLPRPYVTKSASNSAGLTDRPQDAKPQLPPGFSAELVASGIDNPRVVRVAPNGDLFVADSEANQVRVYRLTNGSAKAAEKSIFAGGLNRPYGIAFYPPGNDPQWVYVANSDSIVRFAYRNGDLKASGEPQTIVDNIPANHHWTRDIAFSPDGKTLYLSVGSGSNIAEDMGKRPRGGLDAWVKSKPLGASWGAEAGRAEVRAFDPDGKNGRIVATGLRNCSGMTVQPATGALWCVVNERDALGDNTPAEYATTVREGAFYGWPWYYIGNNEDPRHKGARPDLAGKADIPDVLMQAHSAPLNIAFYDGKSFPAEYQGDAFVALHGSWNRGNRTGYKVVRLLFKDGKPTGEYEDFMTGFVVSNGKVWGRPVGVAVAKDGALIVTEDGNGTIWRVTYSDGRS, from the coding sequence ATGCGATTGGCCGGACTGGCGATGTCCGCACTGTTTCTCACGACCGCGGCTCTCGCCCAGCAGGCCGATCAGCCCGTGCTCAAAGGCCCGGCGGCCTTCGGCGACTGGCGGGCCGACAAGCCCGGCGTGCGCCGGTTGATCAAGCCGGAAGACTTGCCGAGGCCCTATGTCACCAAATCCGCTTCGAACAGCGCCGGCCTGACGGATAGGCCGCAAGACGCCAAGCCACAACTGCCGCCCGGCTTTTCGGCGGAACTCGTCGCGTCCGGCATCGACAATCCGCGTGTGGTGCGCGTCGCGCCGAACGGCGACCTGTTCGTCGCCGACAGCGAAGCCAACCAGGTCCGTGTCTACCGGCTGACGAACGGAAGCGCGAAAGCCGCGGAGAAAAGCATCTTCGCCGGCGGCCTCAACCGGCCCTACGGCATCGCCTTCTATCCGCCCGGCAATGACCCGCAATGGGTCTATGTCGCCAACAGCGATAGCATCGTGCGCTTTGCCTATCGCAATGGCGACCTGAAGGCCTCGGGCGAGCCGCAAACCATCGTCGACAACATTCCGGCGAATCACCACTGGACGCGCGACATCGCCTTCTCGCCCGACGGCAAGACACTTTACCTCTCCGTCGGCTCCGGCTCGAATATCGCCGAGGACATGGGCAAAAGACCCAGAGGCGGGCTCGACGCGTGGGTCAAGTCGAAGCCGCTCGGCGCCAGTTGGGGCGCCGAGGCGGGCCGGGCCGAGGTGCGGGCCTTCGACCCCGACGGCAAGAATGGACGCATCGTCGCCACCGGGCTGCGCAACTGTTCGGGCATGACCGTGCAGCCGGCGACCGGTGCGCTGTGGTGCGTCGTCAACGAGCGCGATGCGCTCGGCGACAATACGCCCGCCGAATACGCGACGACGGTCAGGGAAGGCGCCTTCTATGGCTGGCCCTGGTATTACATCGGCAACAATGAGGACCCGCGCCACAAGGGCGCGCGTCCCGACCTCGCCGGCAAGGCTGATATTCCCGATGTGCTGATGCAGGCGCATTCGGCGCCACTCAACATCGCTTTCTACGATGGCAAAAGCTTTCCGGCCGAGTATCAAGGCGATGCCTTCGTGGCCCTGCACGGCTCGTGGAATCGCGGGAACAGGACTGGCTACAAGGTAGTCCGTCTTCTGTTCAAGGATGGCAAGCCGACCGGCGAATACGAGGATTTCATGACCGGCTTCGTCGTCTCCAATGGCAAGGTCTGGGGCCGGCCGGTTGGCGTGGCGGTGGCCAAGGACGGGGCGCTGATCGTCACCGAGGACGGCAACGGCACGATCTGGCGCGTGACTTATAGTGACGGACGGTCCTGA
- a CDS encoding LysE family translocator, whose amino-acid sequence MTLTGFLAYSAALGVAAAIPGPGVTALVARALGSGFRSSLAMSFGLMLGDLIYLTAVVLGLAFVAQEFGMVFLAIKWAGVAYLAFLGWRFWTAGITPETIEARKGKGGLLSSFVAGLTVTLGNPKTMIFYLAITPTIVDLKTITLADYGILVALTVVVLFVVLVPYLALAAKARWFLKSPRALKVLNRTAGAFMVGAAAAIAARQ is encoded by the coding sequence ATGACACTCACCGGCTTTCTCGCCTACAGCGCCGCGCTCGGCGTCGCCGCCGCCATCCCGGGCCCCGGCGTCACAGCGCTCGTCGCACGTGCGCTCGGCTCCGGCTTTCGCTCGTCGCTCGCCATGTCCTTCGGCCTGATGCTTGGCGATCTCATCTATCTGACCGCCGTGGTGCTGGGCCTGGCCTTCGTCGCACAGGAGTTCGGCATGGTTTTCCTGGCGATCAAATGGGCCGGCGTCGCGTATCTCGCCTTCCTCGGCTGGCGCTTCTGGACCGCCGGCATCACGCCCGAAACCATCGAAGCCAGGAAGGGCAAGGGCGGCTTGCTGTCGAGCTTCGTCGCCGGGTTGACCGTGACGCTCGGCAATCCAAAGACGATGATCTTCTACCTCGCCATCACGCCCACCATCGTCGACCTGAAGACGATCACGCTTGCCGACTACGGCATTCTCGTCGCGCTGACGGTCGTCGTGCTGTTCGTCGTGCTGGTGCCTTACCTGGCGCTGGCGGCCAAGGCGCGCTGGTTCCTGAAGTCGCCGCGCGCGCTCAAGGTGCTGAACCGCACCGCCGGTGCCTTCATGGTTGGCGCCGCAGCGGCGATCGCTGCTCGTCAGTAG
- the cysK gene encoding cysteine synthase A, whose amino-acid sequence MNKPVTSARVPGRGRIYDSVTDTIGDTPLVRLDKFAKEKGVVANLVAKLEFFNPIASVKDRIGVAMIEALEAAGKITPGKTTLIEPTSGNTGIALAFAAAAKGYKLILTMPETMSVERRKMLALLGAELVLTEGPKGMKGAIAKADELAATIPNAIIPQQFENPANPEIHRKTTAEEIWNDTQGEIDIFVAGIGTGGTITGVGQVLKKRKPALHVVAVEPDASPVLSGGQPGPHKIQGIGAGFAPKILDTTIYDEIVKVSNEDSVANARLIARLEGVPVGISSGAALQAAIVVGSRPENKGKTLVVVIPDFAERYLSTILFEGLGA is encoded by the coding sequence ATGAACAAGCCCGTCACTTCAGCCCGCGTGCCCGGCCGCGGCCGTATCTACGATTCCGTCACCGACACGATCGGCGATACGCCCCTGGTACGGCTCGACAAATTCGCCAAGGAGAAGGGCGTCGTCGCCAATCTGGTCGCCAAGCTCGAATTCTTCAATCCGATCGCCTCGGTCAAGGACCGCATCGGCGTGGCGATGATCGAAGCGCTGGAGGCAGCCGGCAAGATTACCCCGGGCAAGACCACGCTGATCGAACCGACATCCGGCAACACCGGCATCGCGCTTGCCTTCGCCGCCGCCGCCAAGGGCTACAAGCTGATCCTGACCATGCCGGAGACGATGTCGGTGGAGCGCCGCAAGATGCTGGCGCTGCTCGGCGCCGAGCTGGTGCTGACCGAAGGCCCGAAAGGCATGAAGGGCGCCATCGCCAAGGCCGACGAACTGGCCGCGACGATCCCCAACGCCATCATTCCGCAGCAGTTCGAAAACCCGGCCAATCCGGAAATCCACCGCAAGACGACAGCGGAGGAAATCTGGAACGACACGCAGGGCGAGATCGACATCTTCGTCGCCGGCATCGGCACTGGCGGCACCATCACCGGCGTCGGCCAGGTCTTGAAGAAGCGCAAGCCCGCGCTGCATGTCGTCGCCGTCGAGCCGGATGCCTCGCCGGTGCTGTCGGGCGGCCAGCCCGGCCCGCACAAGATCCAGGGCATCGGCGCCGGCTTCGCGCCAAAAATCCTCGACACCACGATCTATGACGAGATCGTCAAGGTCTCGAACGAGGATTCCGTCGCCAATGCGCGCCTCATCGCCCGCCTCGAAGGCGTGCCGGTCGGCATCTCGTCGGGCGCGGCCCTGCAGGCGGCAATCGTCGTCGGCTCGCGGCCCGAGAACAAGGGCAAGACCCTGGTGGTGGTCATCCCCGACTTCGCCGAGCGGTATTTGTCGACGATCCTGTTCGAGGGGCTGGGGGCTTAG
- a CDS encoding glutathione S-transferase family protein — protein MYKLYTRPGSGGFVVEAALALIDAPFERIDVPKSEAPDPAFLAISPLNQVPVLTLPDGCSITESAAICILLAERHPQAGLAPAVDAPARAEFLRWMAFMPSVLYPAVLRFYYAHRYTADADGTKAVKQAAVAELDRGFAVVDDALHGRDWLVGDKMSVADIYLVMLVAWHPDIDRARAAWPDIERLWARLREHPLMKTLNTAHEMWPA, from the coding sequence ATGTACAAGCTCTATACGCGTCCCGGCAGCGGCGGCTTCGTCGTCGAGGCGGCGCTGGCGCTGATCGATGCGCCTTTCGAACGGATCGACGTGCCGAAGAGCGAGGCGCCCGATCCGGCCTTTCTCGCCATCAGCCCGTTGAACCAGGTGCCGGTGCTGACCTTGCCGGACGGATGCTCGATCACCGAATCGGCGGCGATCTGCATCCTTCTCGCCGAGCGCCACCCGCAGGCCGGCCTGGCGCCGGCGGTCGATGCGCCCGCCCGCGCGGAGTTCCTGCGCTGGATGGCTTTCATGCCCTCGGTGCTCTACCCGGCGGTGCTGCGGTTCTACTATGCCCATCGCTACACGGCGGATGCGGACGGTACGAAGGCGGTGAAACAGGCGGCGGTCGCCGAATTGGACCGCGGTTTTGCCGTCGTCGATGACGCCTTACATGGCCGCGACTGGCTTGTCGGCGATAAGATGTCGGTGGCCGACATCTATCTCGTCATGCTGGTGGCCTGGCATCCCGACATCGACAGGGCGCGGGCAGCCTGGCCCGATATCGAACGCCTGTGGGCGCGGTTGCGGGAGCATCCGCTCATGAAGACGCTTAACACGGCGCACGAGATGTGGCCGGCCTGA